From a single Populus nigra chromosome 18, ddPopNigr1.1, whole genome shotgun sequence genomic region:
- the LOC133678824 gene encoding type IV inositol polyphosphate 5-phosphatase 9-like, with product MWPEFVASKILRNMLGSNNLVVDLPNSTETMLELEETSSSSVPPSLISSKKYITDDQDKHKIFVGTWNVGGIAPPDDLNMEDWLCTRTEPADIYVLGFQEVVPLSAGNVVPGFENSKICTKWNSLIREALNNSTSKPVHEDKVGDNSLGKSSNIFPHCFDCIISKQMVGIFITIWVRGDLLPYIQHPSVSCVGCGIMGCLGNKGSVSVRFCLHETSLCFVCSHLASGGKEGDEKNRNADATEILSRTRFSRGPLRNLPRKILDHDQVIWLGDLNYRIYLPDTKTRYLVQKKEWNILLKKDQLKAELMEGHVFQGWNEGKIEFAPTYKYYQNSQVYYGCDQKRKGEKKRAPAWCDRIIWFGKGLEQEQYSRGESRLSDHRPVRAIFTAEIEVLKQASIYENNSSNYKQGALCICKIKRFDPLIKTDVHNGIHETKIVM from the exons ATGTGGCCTGAGTTTGTGGCTAGCAAGATCCTGAGGAATATGTTGGGTAGCAACAACTTGGTTGTAGACCTTCCAAATTCCACAGAGACCATGTTAGAGCTAGAAGAAACTTCTAGTTCTTCAGTTCCACCTTCGCTCATCAGTTCCAAGAAATACATCACTGATGATCAGGATAAACACAA GATCTTTGTTGGCACATGGAATGTTGGAGGCATTGCACCACCTGATGATTTGAACATGGAAGATTGGTTATGCACACGGACTGAACCTGCTGATATCTATGTTCTTGG GTTCCAAGAAGTCGTGCCTCTCAGTGCTGGAAACGTTGTTCCAGGTTTTGAAAACAGCAAGATTTGCACCAAATGGAATTCTCTTATCAGAGAAGCTCTGAACAATAGTACTTCGAAACCTGTTCACGAAGATAAGGTAGGAGA TAATTCTCTCGGCAAAAGCAGCAATATTTTTCCTCACTGCTTTGATTGTATCATAAGTAAGCAAATGGTTGGAATTTTTATCACTATTTGGGTTCGAGGTGATCTCCTTCCATACATACAACATCCTAGTGTCTCATGTGTAGGCTGTGGCATCATGGGCTGCCTAGGCAACAag GGATCTGTCTCAGTTAGGTTTTGCTTGCATGAAACAAGCTTATGTTTCGTGTGTAGTCATCTGGCTTCTGGAGGGAAAGAAGGAGATGAAAAGAATAGAAATGCCGACGCTACTGAAATCTTGTCACGCACAAGATTTTCTCGTGGCCCCTTGCGCAATTTGCCACGCAAGATTCTTGATCACGA TCAGGTAATCTGGCTTGGAGATTTGAACTACAGGATATACCTGCCTGATACTAAAACAAGATATTTAGTACAGAAAAAAGAGTGGAACATCTTGTTAAAAAAGGATCAG cttAAGGCCGAGCTCATGGAAGGTCATGTATTCCAAGGTTGGAATGaaggaaaaattgaatttgCACCTACTTACAAGTACTATCAGAATTCACAAGTCTACTATGGCTGTGATCAGAAGAGGAAGGGTGAAAAGAAGCGTGCTCCTGCATG GTGCGATCGAATAATTTGGTTTGGAAAGGGACTGGAGCAGGAACAATACAGCAGAGGTGAATCTAGATTGTCTGACCATAGACCTGTCCGGGCAATCTTCACAGCAGAAATCGAAGTCTTAA AACAAGCTTCTATTTACGAGAATAATAGCAGTAACTATAAACAAGGGGCACTGTGCATATGTAAGATCAAGAGATTCGATCCACTGATCAAGACAGACGTCCACAATGGCATCCATGAAACCAAAATCGTCATGTAG
- the LOC133678308 gene encoding uncharacterized protein LOC133678308 isoform X1, protein MGWSFVVVSLIVLWIASLWKVLFSSSSTSFSKTSFLSDDRALSKRNVLLVVAHPDDESMFFSPTINYLISRGHNLYILCFSIGNADGMGNTRKDEFYQACAVLKVPLQQVKVLDHPDLQDGFGKVWDHELLAKIIEEEVSSHGIDMIITFDNYGVSGHCNHRDVHYGVCQLLHNVSERSVEAWELISTCILRKYSGPVDIWLSMLLPLRYTDGMTHCLLNEHPRKSFHAMAEHSSQWVWFRKLFVSFSSYTYVNTLRKIEEVKQS, encoded by the exons ATGGGATGgagttttgttgttgtttcacTAATTGTACTTTGGATTGCTTCTTTATGGAAAGTTCTTTTCTCGTCATCATCAACTTCATTCTCAAAGACTTCATTTCTGAGTGATG ATAGAGCTCTTTCCAAGAGAAATGTCTTGCTTGTTGTTGCACACCCAGACGATGAGTCCAT GTTCTTCTCACCAACTATAAACTATTTGATTTCCAGAGGGCATAATCTTTACATACTATGCTTTTCAATCg gCAATGCAGATGGTATGGGAAACACTAGAAAAGACGAGTTCTACCAGGCTTGTGCTGTCCTCAAG GTTCCACTTCAACAGGTGAAGGTTCTAGACCATCCAGATTTGCAG GATGGTTTTGGCAAAGTCTGGGACCATGAATTGTTGGCAAAGATCATTGAAGAGGAGGTATCTAGTCATGGCATTGACATG ATTATTACTTTTGATAACTATGGGGTTTCTGGTCATTGTAATCATCGTGATGTTCATTATGGAGTGTG CCAGCTCCTGCACAATGTTTCAGAAAGAAGTGTGGAAGCCTGGGAACTT ATCAGTACCTGCATTTTGCGGAAGTACAGTGGACCTGTTGATATTTGGCTGTCCATGTTATTACCATTGAGATACACTGATGGAATGACACACTGCCTGCTAAATGAGCATCCCCGGAAGAGCTTCCATGCTATGGCAGAACATTCAAGCCAATGGGTTTG GTTCCGCAAGCTTTTTGTATCATTTTCCAGTTATACTTACGTGAACACGCTTAGAAAGATCGAGGAGGTAAAGCAGAGTTGA
- the LOC133678308 gene encoding uncharacterized protein LOC133678308 isoform X2 — MVGGSFLHRALSKRNVLLVVAHPDDESMFFSPTINYLISRGHNLYILCFSIGNADGMGNTRKDEFYQACAVLKVPLQQVKVLDHPDLQDGFGKVWDHELLAKIIEEEVSSHGIDMIITFDNYGVSGHCNHRDVHYGVCQLLHNVSERSVEAWELISTCILRKYSGPVDIWLSMLLPLRYTDGMTHCLLNEHPRKSFHAMAEHSSQWVWFRKLFVSFSSYTYVNTLRKIEEVKQS; from the exons ATGGTTGGTGGAAGTTTTCTAC ATAGAGCTCTTTCCAAGAGAAATGTCTTGCTTGTTGTTGCACACCCAGACGATGAGTCCAT GTTCTTCTCACCAACTATAAACTATTTGATTTCCAGAGGGCATAATCTTTACATACTATGCTTTTCAATCg gCAATGCAGATGGTATGGGAAACACTAGAAAAGACGAGTTCTACCAGGCTTGTGCTGTCCTCAAG GTTCCACTTCAACAGGTGAAGGTTCTAGACCATCCAGATTTGCAG GATGGTTTTGGCAAAGTCTGGGACCATGAATTGTTGGCAAAGATCATTGAAGAGGAGGTATCTAGTCATGGCATTGACATG ATTATTACTTTTGATAACTATGGGGTTTCTGGTCATTGTAATCATCGTGATGTTCATTATGGAGTGTG CCAGCTCCTGCACAATGTTTCAGAAAGAAGTGTGGAAGCCTGGGAACTT ATCAGTACCTGCATTTTGCGGAAGTACAGTGGACCTGTTGATATTTGGCTGTCCATGTTATTACCATTGAGATACACTGATGGAATGACACACTGCCTGCTAAATGAGCATCCCCGGAAGAGCTTCCATGCTATGGCAGAACATTCAAGCCAATGGGTTTG GTTCCGCAAGCTTTTTGTATCATTTTCCAGTTATACTTACGTGAACACGCTTAGAAAGATCGAGGAGGTAAAGCAGAGTTGA